TCCAGAAGAATGTTATACCTCATCACCACACCAAGAAAAGCTTTTGAGTGGATCATATCTAAACAAGGAATTGCTAAGGAAAaagattacaaatttaatgCTAAGAGAGGAAATTGCAAAAAAGTCACCACGGTAagatttcttttaaaactcattaatttaatattttttcttttaacatatacataatttattttttgatatAGTATAACTgatgtattttattaattgtagCAATTGATCCAGATTAAAGCATATGAGAAGGTAAATATTGAAAACCTATCTTCAAAAATAGAGGATCAACCATAACGGGTGGTATAAGAATTACTGATGGATTAAAATGTCTGAGAAATGTAagtaaagtaattttttttttaataaataaaatattatagttaaacattattatttaagtaatttttttttctttggtaggAAATATATTATGGTACTGAACTATTAAATACAGACATCAGCGCTTTTTCTTGGCATGCTATTCTGATCGTTGGTTATGGAAAGGATAACCacggaaaaaaatattggatcATTAAAAATTCATGGGGAGAAGCATGGGGAGATGGAGGTTATGGAAATGTGAGTCAAGATGTCATTAATACTCCAGAAGGTACTGTGTATTTAATAGATAGATTATGGTAtccaataataaaaagaaaaaagtcttTGGTTTAATTAGGGGAGagagtttgaaaaaaatgttacaaacAACAATGTAATAGAGAGgttttttttactaatattaATATCTTCTATGGAATTGATTACATTccgtttctttttttgataggcaaaatattgtttatatatatatatataggttaaaaatatataaaattagacataaattttaactgcaaatagttataaaatatttttgagcaACTATCAGCATTATTTCCTCCCAATCATTTCAGTCATAATTTCTACcaattatgcataaaaaatggttgaaCCTTCCTATAAAACTTCTATTAGTTATAAAAAACACAATTAAATTGGCTCTATGAAATTAAATGGACACGAAGAAGAGACGTAAAATTAACCATATTTCAACAAAAGTCATAATCATGATCCAACCATCACACGTGTGAAATAATATTGCTGCCCTATGAAATTAAATGGACACGAAGAAGAGACGTAAAATTAATCATATTTCAACAAAAGTCATACCCATGATCCAACCATCACACGTGTGAAATAATATTGCTGCCCATCAAAtcaaaaaaaacatatgagTGATAACAAAACTCAAACATGTGGGGATAATAGTTATCGCAACAAATAGGTAAGGTGATCATTTGTAAAAGATGTAAGAGAATAACGAGGCAATATGTTAAGAGAATAACGAGGCAATATgtcaatttcaaattctaattCAATCGTGGGTATGAGCATTACCCaacaaattctttttaatatatttattctgatttatgaatattttttacaggaaatatagtaaataactCCATTATGTAGCCTATGTAATTTCCATGTCTCACTGTATATTTAAATGTCGTTTCATCCATAAATTAATCTATTGACAAAGAGCATTTATTGTATTCTCTTCAAGAAAATTCAAGTCCTTCTACACTGATCAGCACAAGTTGATATAAACGTACCAAGAAACAGCAAGCACACCCATAGTATACGCAAGTACACCCATAGTACAAAAAAGCCAACTTACACTCTGATGCAACTTAATATGACAACTTAATAATCCTCCCAGTTGCAATTGGTTGACAGAAATAAAACACTCTTGCAACTTAATATGACAACTTAATAATCCTACCGGTTACAATTGGTTgacagaaataaaaataaatgtccAAGGTGTCCAAGGGCAATGATGATATATAATTACAAATCTTATATATCACACCTTCAAAGATTTTTATNTGATATATAGTTACAAATCTTATATATCACACCTTCAaagatttttataatttaaagttggattaagaattaatttttttaagattaattttttttaaagatatttattaaagCTACGTATAAGTAGAtgcaacaacaaaaaagaaaggataatattaataaaaaaatatgagaaaaataaaaaatattgaataattaaGAATCTGGGAGGGAGGAAATAGAAGTTACAGAAGAATGGATCAATTATTAGGGACATAAGTCGGATATGCTTCTATCTTAATATGCTTTTCACCCTTTTAAGTGATATGTTGCACATGTTTGTGCTAAAAAAAACCatacaaatttcaatcatAACACCAATATAGTtaattgtttcaaaaaaaaaattatgtaacaGTCTTGAGTACAAAGTAGACCTCATGtcgaaacaaaataatatgataaaaaataattagtaactTATCGGTCGCTAATTAGAGGGCTTTGGCCTGCAAAGTTCGACGTctataatatcttttatagGAATAGCGTAATAAACTTTAGCTTGGAAGGTTATCGGGGGAAATTCTACCGAAGTTCCAATCGGCTTCACATTAAATGTGATGTAATACATTGAGCCACAACACCCCGAATGATTAGCCTTCACAATGTCTACCAGTTCAAAATTAGTTCCCTATCCATACAAAAACATTtatagaagatgaatgaacATATTCTTTTTCACAGGATAAAAGAACACcgataaaaaaacacaaaatggACAGCAAGTTAGAACGATTACATTTTCGTTGTTGTAATGTTTGATAGCTTCATTTGGTGAGATTTGAACCTCTTTAAGCATACTCGGGAACTCATGCAATTTCATTGGAGTGATGAGACTAAATGCATAAACGGTACCAAAATCTGGTACATCAAAACCGGCATAGATCCTCCCtcccatttatttaaaaaaaagagtttgaaCAGTGAAAAATCAAGGGAAAATAAACCTGGGATTCTTGGACTGCACAATAATATTCCATCTCTTCCTTTTTAGTGATAGTATGGTAACCGTCTTGAAAAAATTCATCATCCGAATctatctcttctttctcttcctccaAAATGTGGGATGAAGAAGCCATCAAATCCAGAAGTGtctgtttttttaaatttagtttgtaaataaaatttaaaaggatCCATAGCTAAAATCATTAAGGAACAACAAAATGagattgtatatatataccaaattaagatttatatgGTTAAAAATAAGGAGAATCAGCACAGATCCAAGagaaaaatcaatcaaataacacaacaataacaaaaattagcaGAAAACATGAGAGGGGCATGAGATAATGGCAGTCATACAAagttaatgaagaaaataaagagagaggGTCACCAAATTGCCAAATACAAacatgataaaaataaaaataaagaaaaataaaaaaagaataggaGACTCCGTAAATTTCGCaaggaaatgaagaaagaagatagtAAGTTTTGAAGCCCTAAAAATAGGTTTGGGCGGGTGTTGCTGGGCTAAAAAAAACAGGCTTGGGAAGCTGGGTTAAAGAGATAAGGCCCATCAAAAtgttttatctatttatttaaattaataaataatcaaattttatttctaaaataactATGATTTTATTCAATCatctaaatataataattaaggaGGTTCTCTcacttttaaacattttaacattttaatataataattcatttattgaagttatttaaaattagaaaaaagtcaatttaaaaataattcatttattgaATCTTACATGGAGGTTGGAAATATATAAACCAAAATGATAAAGATATGGTTAAAAAGATATCAAAGGAGGAGAAGCAGCACAGatccaccaaaaaaaaaaaaaaaaaatcaatcaaataacaaaccaagaacaaaaatgaCCAGAAATCAATCCAAGACAGTCATGCAAAAATACATAAATGGAGTGAGAGAGGGAGCCAATAGAACAGTCATACAAtcatgataaaaataaaaataaaaataaaaagaaagtaaaagagGTTACAAATCACCCAGAGCAAACGAAGATAGGAACCAAATGAGGTTACCAAATCACCTAGAGCAAACCAAGAGAAGCACCAAATCTGAAATCAATAAAGAAGATAGTTATGAAACCCTAAAATAGGGTTGGGTCGGGAGAGGGTGAGTTTTGAAGTCGTAAAAATGGGCCGCTGGGCTAAAAAAAGCCTTTACAGAAATAAGTTCGGATCGTCCATCTtttatccatttatttattaaatctttataaacatatatacaaaaaaacaaaatgaaaaataggcATCGCTGGAGAGAGCAAAGAACTTACCTAACCCTTGATCCTTGGTGGAACGGAGGTGTTTTCCAGATCTCAAAAACCAGCTAGCTGTGCTATGGTGTTTTCCGGAGGACGGTTATTTGCTCAAACACCCAACTCTCTTATTTTGGCGATGCCCCTATAATTGGGCTGAGGGAGGGTACAGGCGCGTAATAGTTGCCAAAAATCCCACCATTGATGGAGAAATGGAGAACGATTGAAGATCTGGAGAATCTTATGAGAAAATGACGCTGAACTACTTCAGTGATTGCCGTCTGAACGGATCGCCCATCTCCAGAAGATATCAGAAGATATAATTATGACTACAAATTATCGCTCTCTGGGCTTTTCATATTCTGGATAGGGGctttttcatattcttaatGGGCTTAATGGGGGGCTTTTTCATATTCTGAATGGGCTTAATATGAgtttttcatattcttaatGGGCTTTTAATAGGGGCTATTCTTAATGGGCTACATATGagcttttcatattcttaatGGGCTTCATATGGGCTTTTCATATCTTAATGCGCTTCATATGGGCTTTTGCAGATTTTTGCCAGATACGAGgaataaaaagagaataaaaagagagaaaaatattcatacaaaAAGAGGGTTACAAAACAGAGAGGGCAGTCGtacaaacataataataataataataataaaaatagagagGGCAGTcgtacaaatataataataataaaaataaaagaggttACGAAACAGCCAAATTagagaaattaataataataataaattaataatgaaaatgaaaaaaaaNNNNNNNNNNNNNNNNNNNNNNNNNNNNNNNNNNNNNNNNNNNNNNNNNNNNNNNNNNNNNNNNNNNNNNNNNNNNNNNNNNNNNNNNNNNNNNNNNNNNNNNNNNNNNNNNNNNNNNNNNNNNNNNNNNNNNNNNNNNNNNNNNNNNNNNNNNNNNNNNNNNNNNNNNNNNNNNNNNNNNNNNNNNNNNNNNNNNNNNNNNNNNNNNNNNNNNNNNNNNNNNNNNNNNNNNNNNNNNNNNNNNNNNNNNNNNNNNNNNNNNNNNNNNNNNNNNNNNNNNNNNNNNNNNNNNNNNNNNNNNNNNNNNNNNNNNNNNNNNNNNNNNNNNNNNNNNNNNNNNNNNNNNNNNNNNNNNNNNNNNNNNNNNNNNNNNNNNNNNNNNNNNNNNNNNNNNNNNNNNNNNNNNNNNNNNNNNNNNNNNNNNNNNNNNNNNNNNNNNNNNNNNNNNNNNNNNNNNNNNNNNNNNNNNNNNNNNNNNNNNNNNNNNNNNNNNNNNNNNNNNNNNNNNNNNNNNNNNNNNNNNNNNNNNNNNNNNNNNNNNNNNNNNNNNNNNNNNNNNNNNNNNNNNNNNNNNNNNNNNNNNNNNNNNNNNNNNNNNNNNNNNNNNNNNNNNNNNNNNNNNNNNNNNNNNNNNNNNNNNNNNNNNNNNNNNNNNNNNNNNNNNNNNNNNNNNNNNNNNNNNNNNNNNNNNNNNNNNNNNNNNNNNNNNNNNNNNNNNNNNNNNNNNNNNNNNNNNNNNNNNNNNNNNNNNNNNNNNNNNNNNNNNNNNNNNNNNNNNNNNNNNNNNNNNNNNNNNNNNNNNNNNNNNNNNNNNNNNNNNNNNNNNNNNNNNNNNNNNNNNNNNNNNNNNNNNNNNNNNNNNNNNNNNNNNNNNNNNNNNNNNNNNNNNNNNNNNNNNNNNNNNNNNNNNNNNNNNNNNNNNNNNNNNNNNNNNNNNNNNNNNNNNNNNNNNNNNNNNNNNNNNNNNNNNNNNNNNNNNNNNNNNNNNNNNNNNNNNNNNNNNNNNNNNNNNNNNNNNNNNNNNNNNNNNNNNNNNNNNNNNNNNNNNNNNNNNNNNNNNNNNNNNNNNNNNNNNNNNNNNNNNNNNNNNNNNNNNNNNNNNNNNNNNNNNNNNNNNNNNNNNNNNNNNNNNNNNNNNNNNNNNNNNNNNNNNNNNNNNNNNNNNNNNNNNNNNNNNNNNNNNNNNNNNNNNNNNNNNNNNNNNNNNNNNNNNNNNNNNNNNNNNNNNNNNNNNNNNNNNNNNNNNNNNNNNNNNNNNNNNNNNNNNNNNNNNNNNNNNNNNNNNNNNNNNNNNNNNNNNNNNNNNNNNNNNNNNNNNNNNNNNNNNNNNNNNNNNNNNNNNNNNNNNNNNNNNNNNNNNNNNNNNNNNNNNNNNNNNNNNNNNNNNNNNNNNNNNNNNNNNNNNNNNNNNNNNNNNNNNNNNNNNNNNNNNNNNNNNNNNNNNNNNNNNNNNNNNNNNNNNNNNNNNNNNNNNNNNNNNNNNNNNNNNNNNNNNNNNNNNNNNNNNNNNNNNNNNNNNNNNNNNNNNNNNNNNNNNNNNNNNNNNNNNNNNNNNNNNNNNNNNNNNNNNNNNNNNNNNNNNNNNNNNNNNNNNNNNNNNNNNNNNNNNNNNNNNNNNNNNNNNNNNNNNNNNNNNNNNNNNNNNNNNNNNNNNNNNNNNNNNNNNNNNNNNNNNNNNNNNNNNNNNNNNNNNNNNNNNNNNNNNNNNNNNNNNNNNNNNNNNNNNNNNNNNNNNNNNNNNNNNNNNNNNNNNNNNNNNNNNNNNNNNNNNNNNNNNNNNNNNNNNNNNNNNNNNNNNNNNNNNNNNNNNNNNNNNNNNNNNNNNNNNNNNNNNNNNNNNNNNNNNNNNNNNNNNNNNNNNNNNNNNNNNNNNNNNNNNNNNNNNNNNNNNNNNNNNNNNNNNNNNNNNNNNNNNNNNNNNNNNNNNNNNNNNNNNNNNNNNNNNNNNNNNNNNNNNNNNNNNNNNNNNNNNNNNNNNNNNNNNNNNNNNNNNNNNNNNNNNNNNNNNNNNNNNNNNNNNNNNNNNNNNNNNNNNNNNNNNNNNNNNNNNNNNNNNNNNNNNNNNNNNNNNNNNNNNNNNNNNNNNNNNNNNNNNNNNNNNNNNNNNNNNNNNNNNNNNNNNNNNNNNNNNNNNNNNNNNNNNNNNNNNNNNNNNNNNNNNNNNNNNNNNNNNNNNNNNNNNNNNNNNNNNNNNNNNNNNNNNNNNNNNNNNNNNNNNNNNNNNNNNNNNNNNNNNNNNNNNNNNNNNNNNNNNNNNNNNNNNNNNNNNNNNNNNNNNNNNNNNNNNNNNNNNNNNNNNNNNNNNNNNNNNNNNNNNNNNNNNNNNNNNNNNNNNNNNNNNNNNNNNNNNNNNNNNNNNNNNNNNNNNNNNNNNNNNNNNNNNNNNNNNNNNNNNNNNNNNNNNNNNNNNNNNNNNNNNNNNNNNNNNNNNNNNNNNNNNNNNNNNNNNNNNNNNNNNNNNNNNNNNNNNNNNNNNNNNNNNNNNNNNNNNNNNNNNNNNNNNNNNNNNNNNNNNNNNNNNNNNNNNNNNNNNNNNNNNNNNNNNNNNNNNNNNNNNNNNNNNNNNNNNNNNNNNNNNNNNNNNNNNNNNNNNNNNNNNNNNNNNNNNNNNNNNNNNNNNNNNNNNNNNNNNNNNNNNNNNNNNNNNNNNNNNNNNNNNNNNNNNNNNNNNNNNNNNNNNNNNNNNNNNNNNNNNNNNNNNNNNNNNNNNNNNNNNNNNNNNNNNNNNNNNNNNNNNNNNNNNAATGGTTGATGCTTTGTGATGGGCTTCTGATTTTTAGGAATTATGTACATTGTTAACTCAGTTTTTATTGTTAAGTTTGCCGACCATTGTATATTCTGTGAGatgataatttattagatCATCACTTCCTCATTCAAATTAGTAGATCTAGACTGAGTTTGACATGATTCGTAGAATTGTGAAAATTTGGTTACTTAATTCTTGCATGTTTAGGAGTGACTTTGAAATGGTCAAAAATCACTTCTTAGTGATTTTGCCATTCCAAACTTACTCTCAAACATGCTTGAGGAGTTTTGAAATGGTTAGGATTACTTTCATCATGTTCGAACCTACTCCAGAACATGCTTTAATCATTCATTCCAAATCAACTTAATGTTTGATTTTACAATTTTCATACCGTACAAATTGATTTTGAgtaattaaaaacatgtttcagAGTTATTTTAAATGCGGCAAAAGTGATTTTATCTACCTCAAAGTGTTCTTTTTGAAGTAGTTATAGAAAGAGTTAGATACTTAGAAATTCATTACAAACCAGTCCTAAGTTATGGAAAAAAGTTCCAAAATCTATCTATCAAGGCATACAGTTTTCAAAATGTACCATGGAGACGTATAAACAATTACTGACTTTATGTTGATATGCAATCTCTTGTGGATAAGTTCTATGTCTGGTTTCTTCGTCTTACCAATCTTTGATTGCAGATTATCCGGTATTCATTTTATGGCATGAAGGAGGCGTTTGGTTTTGCACCTTCATTGCTCCTATGGC
This genomic window from Cucurbita pepo subsp. pepo cultivar mu-cu-16 chromosome LG01, ASM280686v2, whole genome shotgun sequence contains:
- the LOC111807019 gene encoding UPF0725 protein At1g02770-like — protein: MASSSHILEEEKEEIDSDDEFFQDGYHTITKKEEMEYYCAVQESQGFDVPDFGTVYAFSLITPMKLHEFPSMLKEVQISPNEAIKHYNNENGTNFELVDIVKANHSGCCGSMYYITFNVKPIGTSVEFPPITFQAKVYYAIPIKDIIDVELCRPKPSN